The nucleotide sequence CAGCCTTGGGGGAAAGGAGGGAGAAAAGCGTCCCTCACGCTAAAGTAGACGACTAACGTCGTCGCAGTCGGTCGATGGCGCGCTCAACTTCAAGAGCGGCCTCGGGGCTCTCGGCAGCGATCATGATCGTGTTGTCGCCGGCAACGGTGCCGAGCGCGCCGCGCAAGCTCGCTTTATCGAGCGCAGCGGAGACGCCGGCGGCTCCGCCGGAGAACGTCTTGACCACGATGAGATTGCCTGCCACGTGTACCTCTTCAACCAGTTCGGAAACCATGCGCTGGAGGCGCATTTCCTCCGGCAGCACGTAATAGCCTTCGCGCGACTTCACCAGGCCCATGTCCATGATGTCCCGAGAGATGGTGGCCTGGGTGCAATCGTAGCCTGCGGCTTGCAGCTGATCAGCGAGATCGCGCTGCGTCTTGACATTATGCTCGCGAATGATATCGCGGATGATGTCATGCCGTTGCTGACGTTTCCTCATGCCCTCGACTCTCTGTCCTTGCGGAGCACTATCACATACAGTTTCACAGCCATTCGCACGGTTATGCAGAAAAGCGCAAGACCGGCAAAATTTATGCAGTGAATAGTACCTCATGACGCTGCGTTTGCGAAGCAGGAATTTCCAAAAGTACGAAAAATTCGGCGAAGCGGTCGTTGCTGGCCGGTGGAACGACGGTACGGGCGGGACGCACACGGGCTGGGAGCCAGCAGGCACTCCCGGGCCGTGCGCTCCGTCGCGCGCAGCCTATGCGCCCAGCAAACGGGGCAGGCGCTCGACGAGTTGGTCCACGTGCTGCTCCTCGCAGACGAGCGGGGGCAGGAAGCGCAGCGTATGCGGGCCGGTGGCGTTGATGACGAGGCCCTCGCCCAGTGCGCGCAGGACGACGTCGTTCGCATCGACGCCCTCGGCCAGGTCGGCAGCCACCATGAGCCCCAGCCCGCGCACCTCCACGACGTGGGTCAGTTCGGCCAGGCGCGCGCGCAGGTAGGCGCCTACGCGCTCGACGCGCTCGCCGAAGCCCTCGTCCGCGAGCGTGCACAACGTGGCCTGCGCGGCGACGACTGCCAGGTTGCTGCCGCCGAACGTGGAGCCGTGGTCGCCGGGAGCGAACGAGGCGGCCACGTCGGCACGGGCCGCGCACATGCCCGTGGGCATGCCCGAGGCCACGCCCTTGGCGATGGTCACGACGTCGGGCACGATGCCGAAGCGCTGGAACGCGAACGGCGCGCCGCAGCGGAAGACGCCCGTCTGCACCTCGTCGCACATGAGCAGCGCGCCGCGCTCCTCGGTAAGGCGGCGCGCAGACTGCAGGAACTCCGGCGTGCACGGATGCACGCCGCCCTCGCCCTGCACGCATTCCACCATGACGGCGCAGATCTCGCTGCCACGCTCGGCGAACAGGGCCTCGAGCGCGGCCACGTCGTTCAGCGGCGTATGGGCGAAGCCGTCGGGCAGCGGCCGGAAGGCCTCCTGCTTGGCGGGCTGGGCCGTGGCGGCCAGCGTGGCCATGGTGCGCCCGTGGAAGCTGCGGTCGAGCGTGACGATGACGCGGGGTGCGGCGGACGCAGCGGCGCGGGCCTCGTCCTCTCCCGCCCCGTCGGCGAGCGCTTGCGCCTCCGCGAGCTTGCGGGCATGCAGGCGCGCCAGCTTGATGGCGCACTCGTTGGCCTCGGCGCCCGAGTTCGCGAAGAAGCTCTGCCAGGGCTCCGCGCCGGCGGGAGCGCCGTGGTTGAGCAGGTCGGAGAGGCGGCGCGCCACTTCCCCGCGGCCTTCGATATAGTAGTAGTTGCTCACGTGGATGAGCTTTTCCGCTTGCTGCTGCAGCGCGCGGACGACGGCCGGATGGCAATGCCCCAGGCTGATGACGCCGATGCCGGCAATGAAGTCCAGGTACTCGCGGCCCTTGTCGTCCTCGAGCACCATGCCGCAGCCGCGCACGAACTCGACGGGCTTGCGCCCGAACGTGTGCATGACGTAGCTCTCTTCCAGTTCCTGCTGTTCCTCGAGGCTCATGTCGGTCCTTCCGTTCGGTTGCTGCAGCATCCCCCTCGCGCAAAGCAGGGGGAAGGGCCGACCCCTTCGACGGTCGGCGATGGCGGTCAGTCAGCCGGCGAAGCGCTCGGCAGCGGCTGCCTGAGCAGCCGCCTGCTCGCGGTTCTCCAGCAGCTTGGAGGCGAAGTTGCCCAGGGGATGGGAGTCGAACTTGCACGCCTCCTCCGTGGAGTGCATGGTGGTGCCCACGCCGGTGCTGGTCAGAAGCTCGAGCAGCAGCGAGTGCGGCGTGGTGCCGTTCAGGATGTGCGCGCGGAACACACCGGCGTCGAGCGCGGTGACGCACGACTTCAGCTTGGGTATCATGCCGGTGGACACCACGTTGTTCTCGATCATGTACTGGGCCTCGAAGAGCGTGAGGTTCGAGATGAGCGTGGACTTATCCTCGAAGTTCTCGTAGAGGCCGTCCACGTCGGTGAGGAACACCACCTTGTGCGCGCCGATGGCGGCCGCGATGTGGCCCGCTACCATGTCGGCGTTCACGTTGTAGAAGCCGCCGTCCTCGCCGAGCGCAACCGACGCGACCACGGGGATGTAGTCGGCGTTCACGAGGTCGTCGAGCAGCGGGCGGTTGATGCGCGTGATGCGGCCCACACGGCCCAGGTCGGGGCTGGCCTGCTCGGCCACGATGACGCCCGCGTCGGCGCCGGACACGCCCACGGCGAAGTTGCCGTGCTCGTTCAGGGCCTCCACGAGCTCCTGGTTCACCTTGCCCATGAGCACGGTGCGCACGAGATCCATGGCCTCGGGCGTGGTGACGCGCTGGCCGTCCTTGAACTCCACGGGCAGGTTCACGAATTCCATGGCCTCGGTGATGGCCTTGCCGCCGCCGTGCACGATGACGGGGTTCACGCCAACGATCTTCAGCAGCACGATGTCGTTCATGACGTCGGCGCGCAGCTGCGCATCGACCATGGCGGAACCGCCGTACTTGATGACGACGGTCTTGCCGGTGATGTTCTTGATCCAGGGAAGGGCCTCGACGAGCACTTCCGCGGCCTTGTGCGATACGCCTTTCGGGCGCGTATCCTTTGCGTACTTCATGAGCGGTAATCTCCGTTGATCGTGACGTAATCGTGGCTGAAATCGCAGGTCCAAACCGTGGCGGCGGCATCGCCGGCGCCGAGGTCGACGTCGATTGCGATTTCGGGGTTCTCGAAGCGCCGGAGCGCCTCGTCCTCGTCGAAGGGGACGGTGAGCCCGCCGCGGCACACGGGCAGGCCCATGATGTCTATGGCGGCATCCTCTTGGCGGAAGGCGGCGCCCGACTTGCCGATGGCCATGGCCACGCGGCCCCAGTTGGCGTCGTGGCCGTAGACGGCCGTCTTGACGAGCGGGGAGTTCGCGACGGCGCGTGCGGCGGCGTCGGCGTCGGCCGGCGTGGCGGCGCCCGTCACGTTCACGGTGACGAGGCGCGTGGCGCCCTCGCCGTCGGCGGCCATCTGACGCGCGAGGTTCTGGCATACGGCGTCGAGCGCCTGCTCGAAGCGGGCGAGCGCCGGGGAACCCGGGTGGAAGGGAACGGTGCTCGACGTGGCGCCGCCATTGGAGAACAGGAAGCACGAGTCGTTCGTGGACGTGTCGGAATCGACCGTGACCTTGTTGAAGCTCACGCCCACTGCGCGGGAGAGGGCGGCGTGCAGCGCGTCGGGGCGCACCGGCGCATCGGTGGTGAGCACGGCTATCATGGTGGCCATGTTCGGCATGATCATGCCCGAGCCCTTCGCCATGCCGCCCACCGTGAACGTGCAGCCGTCGTAGCCGATGCCGTCGCCCGAGAACGTGACCGCCACCTCCTTCGGGCGTGTGTCGGTGGTCATGATGGCGCGCGCCGCGTTGGCGCCGCCGCTGACCACCGAGAGCTCGAGGGCGGCGAGGGGGATGCCCGTGGCGAACGGCTCGAGCGGCAGGTGCTCGCCGATCACGCCGGTGGAGGCCACCAGCACCTCGGCAGGCGCGCAGCCGAGGACGTCGCTTGCAATGGCCGCGGTTTCGCGCGCGGCCGCGAGCCCCCGCTCCCCCGTGGCGGCGTTCGCGTTGCCGGAGTTTACGACCACGGCCTGCGCGATGCCGTAGCCGCAGTCCTCCAAATG is from Gordonibacter urolithinfaciens and encodes:
- a CDS encoding arginine repressor is translated as MRKRQQRHDIIRDIIREHNVKTQRDLADQLQAAGYDCTQATISRDIMDMGLVKSREGYYVLPEEMRLQRMVSELVEEVHVAGNLIVVKTFSGGAAGVSAALDKASLRGALGTVAGDNTIMIAAESPEAALEVERAIDRLRRR
- a CDS encoding aspartate aminotransferase family protein — its product is MSLEEQQELEESYVMHTFGRKPVEFVRGCGMVLEDDKGREYLDFIAGIGVISLGHCHPAVVRALQQQAEKLIHVSNYYYIEGRGEVARRLSDLLNHGAPAGAEPWQSFFANSGAEANECAIKLARLHARKLAEAQALADGAGEDEARAAASAAPRVIVTLDRSFHGRTMATLAATAQPAKQEAFRPLPDGFAHTPLNDVAALEALFAERGSEICAVMVECVQGEGGVHPCTPEFLQSARRLTEERGALLMCDEVQTGVFRCGAPFAFQRFGIVPDVVTIAKGVASGMPTGMCAARADVAASFAPGDHGSTFGGSNLAVVAAQATLCTLADEGFGERVERVGAYLRARLAELTHVVEVRGLGLMVAADLAEGVDANDVVLRALGEGLVINATGPHTLRFLPPLVCEEQHVDQLVERLPRLLGA
- the argB gene encoding acetylglutamate kinase produces the protein MKYAKDTRPKGVSHKAAEVLVEALPWIKNITGKTVVIKYGGSAMVDAQLRADVMNDIVLLKIVGVNPVIVHGGGKAITEAMEFVNLPVEFKDGQRVTTPEAMDLVRTVLMGKVNQELVEALNEHGNFAVGVSGADAGVIVAEQASPDLGRVGRITRINRPLLDDLVNADYIPVVASVALGEDGGFYNVNADMVAGHIAAAIGAHKVVFLTDVDGLYENFEDKSTLISNLTLFEAQYMIENNVVSTGMIPKLKSCVTALDAGVFRAHILNGTTPHSLLLELLTSTGVGTTMHSTEEACKFDSHPLGNFASKLLENREQAAAQAAAAERFAG
- the argJ gene encoding bifunctional glutamate N-acetyltransferase/amino-acid acetyltransferase ArgJ codes for the protein MTDTHAASAPSSTSSVTPLRAETAAQLPDALAVVEGGGVTSARGFRAAGVHAGFRKDPNRLDLALVAADKPCACAAVFTQNVFCAAPVAVSREHLEDCGYGIAQAVVVNSGNANAATGERGLAAARETAAIASDVLGCAPAEVLVASTGVIGEHLPLEPFATGIPLAALELSVVSGGANAARAIMTTDTRPKEVAVTFSGDGIGYDGCTFTVGGMAKGSGMIMPNMATMIAVLTTDAPVRPDALHAALSRAVGVSFNKVTVDSDTSTNDSCFLFSNGGATSSTVPFHPGSPALARFEQALDAVCQNLARQMAADGEGATRLVTVNVTGAATPADADAAARAVANSPLVKTAVYGHDANWGRVAMAIGKSGAAFRQEDAAIDIMGLPVCRGGLTVPFDEDEALRRFENPEIAIDVDLGAGDAAATVWTCDFSHDYVTINGDYRS